A single region of the Eleginops maclovinus isolate JMC-PN-2008 ecotype Puerto Natales chromosome 16, JC_Emac_rtc_rv5, whole genome shotgun sequence genome encodes:
- the LOC134877993 gene encoding uncharacterized protein LOC134877993 translates to MAGNGKESRELTLPEKAPQAGTRSEGTVSRPTRERRPPDRYGFLDPDGKLSSQPKSLPRHSQAAVLPPPPPGAVDVQADDHENPDQTLRENTAAEERGVEEEETTVEEEEEEDYEVTHDYVQLESAALQPAPLPAPLPAPLPAPQPATQPASAPIHLRDVRPGRSRGKSDKREPPPRSKTAFSSSSTYASGSSRSSRRSQQVELTPQQAAMVDERRKLGELQEIQRQIEEEQAIDERAQELDRRAQEALKERERMTRSLTLQRRLRKVRRELEEARLITSFTGDVGMTTEHPPAPPAMSSVNDPPQVLAPFSLSSRVLDSAEPVDLFSEQQAPPEVPQTSVSYQVPVSEQSLSYHHLPPAVSLPVDAVSQAATSDPTAESHTLLQTSSPEHAAPSPPLFHHIALTAPRPARSQRPSDPVREKPAPLSLPNPIERVSEGASIMELLVATAFGIPKPRLPYFESGKESDFVLLTMALENLLDIHAHLSEQYKFQVLMDHLRLPSAYKLAKSYMHASTPYTSALAALKAKYGQPRQLVQSEIASILNSPPVRLGDSNAFQDFALSVHSLIGMLRSVEGADGSELRCGSHVDRLLAKLPIQNRDSFIEHCLLRGILKEGSEQSYTLEDFSAWLKVKARAKSIAQQVSGPASVERREPVQKNLGRRATPTTMYLSNTATVESQPDVQPSHGRGMTIHGKPKFQPFCPYCNNKEHFLGTCPKVKEFSPSQLRTWIERNDRCYRCARCHKPDNCTLKKPCNVCKELHLTILHNIIPQPSTSKGPHGSEKSATGNTLNLLVRAPCSADTLYMDQPNRSPRVMLKVVPIFLINGRQRLKTYAILDDGSERTIILTSAVSQLQLKGPEEVLNLRTVRHEVIPISGETISCSISPVSQKKIKFLIANAFTAPVLNLAEHSCPASDLQREYSHLRGLPLPDFVQARPLILIGSDHSHLLVPKEPVHMGPYGGPIAVHTALGWAVQGPANALPRLQTSDVQALFTLCNTVSCPATAELMENVERLWRLDSFPHRKEKEVTRSKQDHYCLELLETKTAVKEAGGVSRYATPLLRAPNSPRLTSSTHNLLPWLRGTERRLKKDPELIEICNQEILKLVEMEYVKEVDPKDDQPGSESWYVPHHIIRQASGKHRLVFNCSFQLHGLNLNRSLLPGPTLGPSLLGVLLRFREHSVAISGDIKSMFHQVHLLPADRPLLRFLWRAMAQDTYPKTYEWQVLPFGTTCSPCCAIYALQRQAKEHPESDEGVMNSVLRAFYVDNCLQSFPSSATAKALLDKLRSTLSRGGFEIRQWASNDSRVVEHLPPEARSASTDLWLSQAGIDPQESTLGLRWSCLPDSLGYKHRVTPIKIPTLRLIYRTLASQYDPLGYILPYTTRAKVLVQDLWKTKRGWDDPIIPSELVDRWLKWEQELADLSSIRLPRCYVPSCADQSGVHRELHVFCDASERAYGTVVYLRVHDSQDHVHVAFVMARSRVSPKRQLSMPRLELSAALVGAQLATTLKSELTLSWARTILWSDSTTVLTWLKSESCHYKVFVGTRIAEIQELTDSDDWRYVDSPNNPADDLTRGKTLRDLAQPSCWTDGPAFLQHPETCWPVAPGVSHTSSLTDSTELRKAATCLNVSAAPSVLPNASKHQSWSDLITATDQTLTQSDKVTEGAAAETFILQQAQESCFPEELSALRKGKPLSRQSSLLQLSPELDPDVGLMRVGGRLRRSQDLDPDIIHPIILDPKHPTTQLIIKHYDESLLHPGPERVFGELRRKYWILGGRPAIRKHQHSCRECQRWKSSPEVPKMADLPPARLRLFKPPFWSTGVDCFGPFIIHHGRRTEKRWGIIFKCLTTRCLHLDLLGSMDVDAFLLALRRFISRRGKPFEIWADRGTNFRAGDRELNQCFQAMEPKLQEHLANQQISFNFNPPCSPHFGGVWEREIRSVKNALRVILGNQTTSEAVLHTVLVEVEGIMNSKPLGYLSSSASDPDPVTPNLLLMGRQDASLPQAIFANSKLLGRRKWRHSQMLADHFWTRFIRDYLPNLQPRGKWLREVQNLEVGKTVLILDPQLPRASWPTGRVTAVMAGRDGRVRSVDVQVGRQTYTRPVCRLMVLPELEEE, encoded by the coding sequence ATGGCAGGCAACGGTAAGGAGTCAAGAGAGTTGACGTTGCCAGAGAAGGCCCCCCaagctggaaccagaagtgAGGGGACGGTATCCAGACCTACACGAGAGAGACGTCCACCTGACCGCTATGGCTTCCTGGATCCTGATGGGAAACTCTCCAGCCAGCCCAAAAGCCTCCCTCGTCACAGCCAAGCAGCCGTACTGCCGCCTCCACCCCCAGGTGCTGTTGATGTCCAGGCGGATGACCATGAAAACCCTGATCAGAcgctgagagagaacacagccgctgaggaacgaggagtggaggaggaagagacgacagtcgaggaggaagaagaagaggactatGAAGTTACCCACGACTATGTCCAGCTtgaatcagcagctcttcagcccgctccactgcccgctcccctgcccgctccactgcccgctccacAGCCAGCTACACAGCCAGCATCTGCTCCGATCCACCTGAGAGATGTGAGACCTGGCAGATCCAGGGGCAAGAGCGACAAGCGTGAGCCACCACCAAGGTCGAAGACGGCCTTCTCTTCTAGCTCCACTTATGCTAGTGGAAGCTCCCGAAGCTCACGCAGGAGCCAACAGGTGGAGCTCACCCCACAACAGGCGGCCATGgtcgatgagaggaggaaacttggagaactgcaggagatacagcgtcagattgaggaggaacaagctATAGATGAACGGGCACAAGAACTGGATAGGCGAGCACAAGAAGctttgaaggagagagagaggatgacccGGTCTCTTACTCTACAGCGACGACTACGGAAAGTCCGAAGAGAACTGGAAGAGGCTCGATTAATCACATCCTTCACTGGGGATGTAGGAATGACCACAGAACATCCACCCGCTCCGCCAGCTATGTCCAGTGTGAATGACCCACCTCAGGTGCTTGCTCCTTTTTCCCTGAGCTCCAGAGTCCTGGATTCAGCTGAACCTGTTGATCTGTTCTCCGAGCAGCAGGCTCCCCCTGAGGTTCCTCAGACATCGGTCTCCTATCAAGTTCCAGTGAGTGAACAATCTCTTTCGTACCACCACTTACCTCCAGCTGTGAGTCTACCTGTAGATGCTGTGAGTCAAGCAGCAACTTCTGATCCTACTGCTGAGAGTCACACATTACTTCAGACTTCCAGTCCCGAGCATGCggctccatcacctcctttgTTTCACCACATAGCGCTGACCGCACCTCGTCCGGCCAGGAGTCAGAGGCCTTCAGATCCGGTTCGTGAGAAACCTGCACCTCTTTCCTTGCCTAACCCCATTGAGAGGGTATCAGAGGGCGCTAGTATAATGGAGCTTTTAGTAGCGACTGCCTTTGGCATCCCGAAGCCAagattgccttattttgagaGCGGAAAGGAAAGTGACTTTGTTCTGCTTACCATGGCGTTGGAGAATCTCTTAGATATCCACGCTCACCTTTCTGAACAGTACAAGTTTCAGGTCCTTATGGATCACTTGAGGCTGCCAAGTGCATACAAACTGGCAAAGTCCTATATGCACGCCTCAACTCCCTACACTTCCGCTCTTGCTGCCCTTAAGGCAAAGTATGGCCAGCCACGGCAGTTGGTCCAAAGTGAAATAGCTAGCATCCTCAATTCACCACCTGTCAGACTTGGTGACAGCAACGCTTTCCAGGACTTCGCTCTTTCTGTACATTCATTGATTGGCATGCTGAGGTCAGTGGAAGGTGCAGACGGAAGTGAGTTACGGTGTGGCTCTCACGTAGACAGGCTTCTTGCCAAGCTCCCCATTCAAAACCGAGACAGTTTCATTGAGCACTGTTTGCTTCGTGGCATCTTGAAAGAGGGTTCAGAACAATCATACACCTTGGAAGATTTTTCAGCATGGCTCAAGGTTAAAGCCCGGGCCAAGAGTATTGCCCAACAAGTCTCGGGACCTGCGTCAGTGGAGAGACGAGAGCCAGTCCAGAAGAACCTGGGGAGAAGGGCGACGCCGACCACGATGTACCTGAGCAACACCGCCACTGTGGAGAGCCAGCCTGATGTTCAACCAAGCCATGGAAGGGGGATGACAATCCATGGGAAACCCAAGTTCCAACCTTTTTGTCCATACTGTAACAACAAGGAACACTTCCTGGGAACTTGCCCGAAAGTTAAAGAATTTAGCCCGTCACAACTGAGAACCTGGATAGAGAGGAATGATCGTTGCTACAGATGTGCCCGCTGTCATAAGCCAGATAATTGCACCCTCAAAAAGCCTTGCAATGTCTGCAAAGAGTTGCATCTCACCATCCTGCATAACATCATACCTCAACCGTCAACATCTAAAGGCCCCCATGgctcagagaaatcagcaaCGGGAAACACCCTCAATCTGCTCGTCCGTGCACCTTGTTCTGCAGACACTCTGTACATGGATCAGCCAAACAGATCTCCCCGTGTGATGTTGAAGGTAGTCCCAATTTTCTTGATCAATGGCCGGCAGAGGCTGAAGACATATGCCATACTTGACGATGGTTCAGAAAGAACGATCATCCTAACCTCTGCAGTGTCCCAGCTGCAACTAAAAGGACCAGAAGAGGTCCTGAATCTCAGAACTGTGCGTCATGAGGTGATTCCCATAAGTGGTGAGACAATCTCCTGTTCAATCTCCCCAGTGAGccagaagaaaatcaaattccttaTAGCCAATGCCTTTACTGCTCCTGTCCTCAACTTGGCTGAGCATTCCTGTCCcgcctctgacctgcagagggagtaTTCCCACTTACGAGGCCTACCCTTACCGGACTTTGTCCAAGCCCGGCCGCTGATCCTGATAGGCTCAGATCATTCCCACTTGTTGGTGCCCAAAGAGCCTGTCCACATGGGACCTTATGGGGGACCCATCGCCGTCCATACTGCCTTGGGTTGGGCTGTTCAGGGCCCAGCCAATGCCTTACCTCGACTTCAGACTTCTGATGTACAAGCCTTGTTCACACTCTGCAACACTGTATCCTGCCCAGCTACTGCTGAGTTGATGGAGAATGTGGAGAGACTGTGGAGACTCGATTCCTTTCCACACCGTAAGGAGAAGGAAGTAACCCGCTCTAAGCAGGATCATTATTGCCTGGAGCTGCTCGAGACgaaaactgcagtgaaagaaGCAGGTGGAGTGTCTCGATATGCTACCCCATTGCTCAGAGCACCGAACAGTCCACGGCTAACCTCTTCAACCCATAACTTGTTGCCATGGCTGCGAGGAACTGAACGCAGGTTGAAGAAGGACCCTGAGCTCATTGAGATCTGCAACCAGGAGATCCTGAAACTGGTCGAGATGGAGTATGTGAAGGAGGTGGATCCCAAAGATGATCAGCCAGGTTCAGAATCTTGGTATGTTCCACATCACATCATCAGACAAGCGAGTGGAAAACACCGGCTGGTGTTCAACTGCTCTTTCCAGCTTCATGGCCTGAATCTGAATCGCAGCCTTCTTCCTGGTCCAACTCTGGGTCCCTCTCTTCTTGGCGTGCTCCTCCGTTTCCGTGAGCACAGCGTGGCCATCAGTGGTGACATAAAATCTATGTTCCACCAAGTTCATCTACTCCCTGCTGACAGGCCACTGCTAAGATTCCTCTGGCGAGCTATGGCTCAAGATACCTACCCAAAGACCTATGAGTGGCAGGTGTTACCTTTCGGTACAACTTGTAGTCCTTGTTGCGCCATTTATGCCCTGCAGCGTCAAGCCAAAGAGCACCCAGAGAGTGATGAGGGAGTGATGAACTCAGTGTTGAGGGCATTCTATGTTGACAACTGCCTGCAAAGCTTCCCTTCTTCGGCCACAGCCAAAGCACTTCTGGACAAACTTCGTTCCACACTGTCTCGCGGGGGATTCGAAATTCGCCAATGGGCGAGTAATGACTCCCGCGTTGTCGAACATCTCCCTCCAGAGGCAAGATCTGCTAGCACGGACTTGTGGCTCTCTCAAGCTGGCATTGACCCCCAGGAATCCACCTTAGGTTTGCGCTGGAGCTGCCTTCCTGATAGCCTGGGATACAAACACCGTGTGACACCCATCAAGATTCCCACACTCCGCCTAATCTATCGCACTCTGGCCAGTCAATACGACCCTTTAGGGTATATCTTACCTTATACCACCAGGGCCAAAGTGCTGGTTCAGGACTTGTGGAAGACCAAACGAGGCTGGGATGACCCCATCATTCCATCTGAACTGGTTGACCGATGGCTGAAGTGGGAACAGGAACTGGCTGACCTCTCAAGCATCAGACTGCCTCGCTGCTATGTGCCCTCTTGTGCTGACCAGTCAGGtgtacacagagagctgcatgttttctgtgatgcCTCAGAAAGGGCCTATGGCACTGTGGTCTACTTACGTGTCCATGACAGCCAAGATCATGTTCATGTGGCATTCGTCATGGCCCGCTCCAGGGTGTCACCAAAGAGACAGTTGTCAATGCCTCGACTTGAACTGAGCGCGGCCTTGGTAGGGGCGCAGTTGGCCACTACCTTGAAGTCTGAACTTACCTTGTCATGGGCCCGAACCATCCTTTGGAGTGACTCCACCACAGTGCTGACCTGGTTGAAGTCAGAGTCGTGCCACTACAAGGTCTTTGTTGGCACTCGAATCGCAGAGATCCAAGAACTCACAGACTCAGATGACTGGAGGTATGTGGACAGTCCAAACAACCCAGCTGATGACCTGACCCGAGGCAAGACACTGCGTGACCTGGCGCAACCTAGCTGCTGGACGGACGGACCTGCCTTCCTTCAGCACCCTGAGACTTGCTGGCCTGTTGCTCCAGGTGTTTCCCACACCTCATCCCTCACAGACAGCACAGAACTGAGGAAGGCTGCTACGTGCCtgaatgtttctgctgcccccagTGTATTGCCGAATGCCTCTAAGCATCAAAGCTGGAGTGACCTCATCACCGCTACTGACCAAACATTGACTCAATCCGACAAAGTGACTGAAGGTGCAGCAGCGGAAACCTTCATTCTACAACAAGCCCAGGAGTCATGCTTCCCTGAAGAACTCAGCGCTCTCCGTAAAGGAAAGCCTCTCTCTAGGCAAAGTAGTCTACTTCAACTCTCTCCTGAGCTTGATCCAGATGTTGGGCTGATGCGGGTAGGAGGAAGACTACGCAGGTCCCAGGACCTAGACCCAGACATCATCCACCCAATCATTCTGGACCCAAAGCATCCCACTAcgcagctcatcattaagcactATGACGAGTCCCTGCTGCATCCGGGGCCAGAGAGGGTCTTTGGAGAGTTGAGACGCAAGTATTGGATCCTGGGAGGAAGACCAGCCATCCGTAAACATCAGCACAGTTGCAGAGAGTGTCAGAGGTGGAAATCCTCTCCTGAAGTGCCCAAGATGGCTGATCTGCCCCCGGCAAGGCTGCGTCTCTTCAAACCACCATTCTGGTCCACTGGTGTAGACTGTTTTGGACCCTTTATCATTCACCATGGCCGTAGAACAGAGAAGCGATGGggaattatctttaaatgcttaacCACTCGTTGCTTACATCTGGATTTGCTTGGAAGCATGGATGTCGATGCCTTTCTCCTAGCACTCCGTCGTTTCATCTCCCGTCGTGGCAAGCCCTTTGAGATCTGGGCGGACAGGGGAACAAACTTCCGTGCTGGGGACAGGGAGTTGAATCAATGTTTCCAGGCCATGGAACCCAAGCTTCAGGAACACTTGGCCAATCAGCAGATTTCCTTCAACTTCAATCCGCCATGTTCTCCACACTTTGGAGGAGTCTGGGAGCGCGAAATCAGATCAGTCAAGAACGCCCTACGAGTGATCCTCGGGAATCAGACCACTTCTGAAGCTGTCCTTCACACTGTCCTGGTTGAGGTAGAAGGCATTATGAATTCAAAGCCTTTAGGCTATCTTTCAtcttctgccagtgatcctGATCCGGTCACTCCCAACTTGCTGCTGATGGGGCGGCAGGACGCCTCCCTGCCACAAGCCATCTTTGCCAACAGCAAGCTCCTTGGGCGAAGGAAGTGGCGTCATAGCCAGATGTTGGCGGACCATTTCTGGACACGGTTCATTCGTGACTACTTGCCTAACCTACAACCCAGAGGAAAGTGGCTGAGGGAAGTCCAGAATCTGGAAGTAGGGAAGACTGTTCTGATCCTTGACCCCCAACTGCCGCGGGCCTCTTGGCCAACAGGTCGAGTAACAGCTGTCATGGCCGGTAGAGACGGACGTGTTCGGTCCGTTGACGTCCAGGTCGGCCGTCAAACCTACACCAGACCAGTGTGTCGTCTGATGGTGCTTCCAgagttggaagaagagtga